The sequence CACAGGGTGCGGCTGCAGTCTCACAGGGTGGATCTGGGAGCAGGCTGAGTCACTGCTGCTGGTTCCCACGTGCTGCCCGCTCTGCCCTTGAAGCTGGCCTGCAGCGGGTCGGGGcctgccccagctcagctccTCAGCTCTCTCTTCCCAGCCAGGCCAGTGCCCAaggcctccctcctgccctgtcCATGCTGTCCCaggcacagccccgccccagagcgagttgcccctcccctctctgcctgGGAAAGCGGGTCACAGGCAGAGGGGCTGCCAGCTGTTGCCAGGTGCCACCCTGTGGCGAAGGCAGGCAGTGCCACTCCTTGGCAGGATGGTTCACAGCACCTGCCTGGAAGCAGGGAGAGAACTCAGAAGCCTGGACTCCCTGCTCTGAcaagccccctctcccctccgaGATtgcacccaggagccccagctCTCAATTTACTTTGCTCTGGGCTTGCCCTGCCTCTGCACCATTCTCCAGAGCCCCCCCTTCCATCtcagcaccccttccccccacacactgggCAGCTCCAGTCTGTGCTTTTATTTTTGATCTTCCAGGATTGTTTTAAACAGCTCTctgcccgcccgcccccccccgtgTGCAGATGGTCACACACAACCCTTCCCCCACCAAGCCGAGGCCCCCCCAGacctccatccacccacccacagccaatGCTGCCTGCCTACAGCTCCGGTCGCCGCTCAATCTTCAGCAGCTCCACCTCGAAGATCAGTGTTGCGCCACCTGGAGGGGGATAGGGCAAAGTCAGGGGAGCATCATGCAAtcctgccccactcctcccccacccaggcaGGAACCCCCCAGCCATTCTGCACAGCAGGGACCCTATGTCActgtgggagaggggagcagggaggaccTCACTGCCCGATGGCTGGATAGGGGCCCTGCTGCCTGGAAGGTGATAGGGGAGGGGCCGCCCCAGTGAGTGATTGGAGGTAGGCTGTGGAGACCTGATGGGCTGGGAGTTCACACGGTTGGCACCACTGCCCCGAGGGACAGGCAGGGACCAAGCACATGGGGTGCACAGTGGCCTTACCTGGGATCTTGGGTGGAGCCCCTCGGTCCCCGTAGCCTTTGGAGGAAACAGAGAAAATTTAAAGTAAGGAActgaccctcccacccccccagcccaatGGGGAGAGGAGGTTTCGGGCAGGGACTTGAGCAATGGGAAAGAGGCCAGACTGGCACAAAGAGCACCCTCCCCTAAATGTCAGTGTCTTTTGGGCACCCAAAgcagtgtccccctcccccccacctgcttTCCCACAGGGGACTGGCCTAGGAGTGAACACCTTGATGCCCCatagtcctgacccacagccccaggCTCCCATCTCATAGCTCTGTTGATGCCCCTCAATTCCCACCCACAGTCCCCTCTGGTGATGGTTCTGGGCAGGTGACTTTAGCAAGACATGGAAACTGGAGAGACCCCCAGCAGTTTGATCATTGGTCACTGCCTGCTAGGACTGGATCAGAGCTGGCGTCCCCTAGAGGAGAAAGGCCTTGTACCCCATTCCCCCTGCAGAGCGGGTCAGTCCAATCCCTGGCTACCTACCCAGCTCGGAGGGAATCACCAGTTTCCTCTTCTCACCCTCGCACATCCTGAAAGGAGACAGCAGTGAGACTTGCTGAGTCAACAGCACCAGACCTCTCAGTCAGACCCCCCTACTCCCCACCACAAAGCCCCTTTAAGGAAGCAAAGATAGGATCATATGCTTATTGTAACCCAACAGCAGCAAACATCACCCCTGCAGCTTCCCCTGTTAAGCCGCCACTCAGAGCCCTCTCTTGGGGCAAAACACTATGGCTGGCagacaggactcctggattctacccccagctctgggaggggagtgggaccCCGTGGGCTAGAGCAGGAGGccgggaggcaggactcctgaaTTCCACTCTTGGTCCTGCCGCTGACTCACTCTCCGGAGCTTGGGGAAGTCACCCCCACATCCTTCTCTGCCATCAGTAAAATGGCAGATAACTCCACTTCACAATGGCAAAAGCTCAGGGCGCCTCTGCCGCTAATAGTCCGTGCAGGTAAAATGAATCATGGGCAAGTTCATGGGAGAGTCGATATTGCCCAGATTCCCAATGTCTGAGGCCAAAATTGTCAATGGACTATTTACCTTCAACTGCACGTGACAGCTAAAAATCCCCCACTGGCACAGACAGCTGGCTAAACCCAGTAACACAAATAGCAGGTATTTAACAGAATGAATGTATTGCACATGCTGAAATCTGGCAGAGTTCAACCACCTCCGTTGTACCTGAAACAATAAGGGGGTCGTGGGGCTCTGAAGGTGAAGGGGTTCAAAGCCTGCTGCTGATCCAGGGGAGGTGTATCGTGCATTTGGGCCTCTAAGCCCAGGAATCTGAGTGTGAGCATCAGTGGGATTGCCAGTCTCCAATTTCTCTTGCTCGGACTCATCTTTCCCAAGGGCTGCAGTGGATTCTCCGTCATGGCAATTATTAAATCAAGAAGGGATGTTCTTCTAACAGCTCTGCTCTAGTTCGGCCAGAAAGAGTCCAATGGCCTGGGACAGGAGGTCAGGCCAGATGGTCACCGTGggctcttctggccttgggatgGATGACTGCGCAGGAAAGAGTCAGTTCTAGACCCATCTTCGGTATTGCTCTGGCCCCCATCCCCACTGGGTCTGGGCACCTCAATCTTTATCACAGGTCTGAGGCTGGGCAGAGCTATTATCCCCAGCTGCAGATGGAGAAACCGAGTGACCTGCCCACGCAGCGAATGGAACCAGGGCTTCCAGAGCCCTAGGCTAGGGCCCTGTTTGTCTTACAGTAGCGCCTAGGAGTCAGCCCCATTCTGAGAACTAGCCATCTAAGCAGCTCTAACCACTGTACCACTCTTCCCCCAGTGGGGGATCACTTTTGGGGCACCTCACCACCCCCTGGCAGGTTTGGAATCCCTCCCAACCCTGTTGCTTGACCCAGAGTGGCTTACATGCGTGAGAATCCATTTTCTGCTTGCTGCACCCTCTCAGTCAGCTCTTGGTTATAAGCTCATCCACCCTCTGAACCACTATCGGCTCCAAGAGCGAACAGGGCAGCCCAAACCAAAACAGTAAGAGGCTTAAAAACCAAGATTGGTTGAGAAGTATAGGAGAAGTCACAGTGGGTAAGACAGTAGTGTCAGAAGAGCTGCTGCTCATTGGGCTATGTGGTGTATCCGCCccccatgggaaaaaaaatccacgTATCCACCTGCAACCACTGCTAGGGATGGAACAGCGTGTGGTACTAGCTTGGCTATGGCCACTAACAGTTGACTAACGTAACTGGAGCAGCACGGCTGTCTAGTGTTTAGCACagagggggctggaagccaggacttctgggttctattaccagttctgggaggggagtggggtccagtgggttagagcagaggctcgaagccaggactcctgcttTGTCTACATCTCTGCCGCTGATCCAGAGTGGGAATAGGCAGCATCCAGTTCAAAGAGAAGAAGGTGTTAATCTCTTTGCTGTGAAGTCACGCAGAATGGACAACCCCAGTGATCGACGGCTGGCTGGCAGCATCAGGAAGATCACTGCAGACAGGGCAGGTGGAGCGAAGTCTGAATTAAGGCTCAGGAGGCATGTGCAGAGTGTGGGAATTGTGGTCATATCTGTATGAACCATaggtgtgactcagtttccccacccatttGGGATTGCCACCCTCTGGCCGGGAAGGGGTTACTTTCCCCCCTAGCGCAGGGGAGAAGGGACAGCTGCGGTCTCTCTAGCTGGGGGGCGAATGCATCAAGGCATCAAGCCCTGGAGAAACACTGGGAGTCTGGCTGGCCGGCCACGACTGCCAGCCAAGGGAGAAGGACCCAGATGCAGCAGGGCTGCACCTGGGCACCAAGGGGCTGAGGTCACGGTTATCAGAATTCAGCTGCCAATACTCAGTGTAGGGAGACAGAGAGACTCCAAGCTTTGGACCAGAGTGGCAGGTGATGCTGCCAGCATGGACTCAGATTTAAGCTTTGTTTTCCATTCTAAGATGGCCCCTTTAATGATGGAGGCCAAGTGACTAATAAACACCCGCCCATTTTGAAAAGGCTGCGCCGGGTCGCTGCAAATCCGTTAGTTGCATCACTCCCTGAAGGGATGAAAAGCGTCTACCACGCACTAGCTGGGGAGCCACAGAGAGAGGGAGCTGGAGCCCAAGGGCCCTGTCTCACAGCGGTGGGTTTCACCCTTTGCCAAAGGGGGTGGTTCTAGGCTGTAGCACAATGCAGGGGATGCTCCAAGACTGTACAAAGGCTGGGGCATGGATCGCTCTCCAAATCCATGCCAAGGCTCGGAACAGGCCATTTGCCCCCTCTACTGGTCGAGTGGGagcttgggggggcagggctgcagccagtcCTGACTGTGCAGTGCCTGGGACAGCAGAGGGTCCTCAGGAGCTACTGTAATAAACGTGATTAACACCAGAGAAGGGGGAGGCCAAGTGACATATGGAGAGAGGCTAAAGGGGACTGTGCAACATGCCCTCCCACGAGCTGGATGTCTGGGTCCCTCACTCTGTGATTCCAGCCACAGCTTGAGTCGAGCCCCAGGCTCAATGTGGGGGACTGCTCTctgaacaccccctcccccaacttgcAGAGCAGGACTTTACCCAAGCAGGCCTTGGTCCCAGCCTTTGATGACTTGGCCCGTCCCCAGCGAGAAGATGAAAGGCTGGTCACGTGGGATGCTGCTGTCAAACTCGGTCCCATCTTCTAGCTTGCcctgtgggaaaggagggggtGAGATGGAgtggcctgccccagccagagactCCCATCTCCCAACACAAAAACATTGCCCCAGGAGCTATAGGCAAATACTTGTGCCCTCCCTTTCCCTGCATTAATGGGGCACCAGGGACATTGGCTGGCTAGGTCTCTCCTTGGCCCCAGAACCTCAGGCTCTGGCTAGTTGATGCCTCCCGTGCCTGCCAGCATACAGATCCCCAGGCCCTAGCTGGTTGGCACTGCCCCCTTCCACAGGGCAGCACTCACGGTGTAATGCATGTGCAGCACATCTCCCTTGCGGGATTTGATGGGACAGTTCTCCACCCGCTTCTTGACACCAATCTGCAGCTTTCTCTTGCCCTCAGTGCCCAGCGCTGGATGACAAAGCGCCCACAGGCAGAGTGTGAGCAGCGCTGTGGCCTGGCTCGACTGCATCCTGGAAGGACATGCAATGAGAACCTGGTTAGTGCAGGTAAATCAAGAGACTCACCCTCAGtcccagccagtcccccctcccccccgctgagCTGGATTAGAGCCAgcccccctagaggggaaaatcCCCAGATCCTATtccctccccaagccagccagtacCCTTGCCCTGGGGCCAATTCAGACCAGCGTCCCCTAGAGAGGAAGGTGCTGTCATCCCATTCCCTGGGCCTGAACCAATCCTCTGCACACCCCATACCCCCCCAACTCAAACACACAGTGACATGCTGTAAATATTTTAAGCCCTCCACTGGTCCTTCATACTGCTACCCACCCCTCCAGATCCTACCCTAGGCATGCAGCGGCACATAGTCCATCCGTCCGGATCCCCCCTGTCCAGGCCTGGGAGCCTCTGGACGCCCCACTTACCTGTCCTCCAGCTGAAGGAGCCTCTCCTCCGCTCCCTGCCCTAGTAGCACCAGACACCACTGCCCTCTGGTGTGCCAGCCAGAGAATCTCGTGGACGGTGGGGTCTCCCAACGTCCACCAAgtctccccacctgcaccccctatTCTAGCTCTCCCCTGTGTGATTTCCCCAGCTGTATCCCCATTCCCACCCACCCAATGTGCATCAGTGGGGTCTCCCTACCTgtgccccccattcccacccaccCAAGGTGCTTCAGTGGGGTCTCCCTACCTgtgccccccattcccaccccacaGTGATATCTGCTCCCCTGCCAGTGTGTGTTTGCAGTTCCCCCCAATATCAGGCCCCATGTGATGC is a genomic window of Chrysemys picta bellii isolate R12L10 chromosome 7, ASM1138683v2, whole genome shotgun sequence containing:
- the FKBP2 gene encoding peptidyl-prolyl cis-trans isomerase FKBP2 isoform X1, with the translated sequence MGKMAAPRAASGPGQSGSGSCRRLRRGVWSGGLERRMQSSQATALLTLCLWALCHPALGTEGKRKLQIGVKKRVENCPIKSRKGDVLHMHYTGKLEDGTEFDSSIPRDQPFIFSLGTGQVIKGWDQGLLGMCEGEKRKLVIPSELGYGDRGAPPKIPGGATLIFEVELLKIERRPEL
- the FKBP2 gene encoding peptidyl-prolyl cis-trans isomerase FKBP2 isoform X2 translates to MQSSQATALLTLCLWALCHPALGTEGKRKLQIGVKKRVENCPIKSRKGDVLHMHYTGKLEDGTEFDSSIPRDQPFIFSLGTGQVIKGWDQGLLGMCEGEKRKLVIPSELGYGDRGAPPKIPGGATLIFEVELLKIERRPEL